One stretch of Thermoplasmata archaeon DNA includes these proteins:
- a CDS encoding 4Fe-4S dicluster domain-containing protein translates to MVEEAASGRVGLEEVDESELDPGFAAEVAREHGGENILRCFQCGTCVAICPVGEVDPRYDPRRIIRMVILGMRRRVLTSPAIWLCSGCYNCFERCPQDVKPTLIMQALQHIAVREGLVHKAFRGAVGLLCQRGRLIEVSDFDNRQRRKLSLPEIKEEAGPTRAILVSRGLHVLANEAAGPSEAGGTEKSEGRRGGGQG, encoded by the coding sequence ATGGTGGAGGAGGCGGCCTCTGGGCGAGTGGGGCTCGAGGAGGTCGATGAGTCGGAGCTCGATCCCGGCTTCGCCGCGGAGGTGGCGCGCGAGCACGGCGGCGAGAACATACTCCGCTGCTTCCAGTGCGGAACCTGCGTCGCGATATGCCCGGTCGGAGAGGTGGACCCGCGCTACGACCCCAGACGGATAATAAGAATGGTCATTTTAGGCATGAGGAGGAGGGTCCTGACGAGCCCCGCGATATGGCTCTGCTCGGGCTGCTACAACTGCTTCGAGCGCTGCCCGCAGGACGTCAAGCCCACGCTGATAATGCAGGCCCTCCAGCACATCGCGGTCAGGGAAGGGCTGGTGCACAAAGCCTTCAGGGGCGCGGTGGGGCTGCTGTGCCAGAGGGGGAGGCTCATCGAGGTCTCCGACTTCGACAACCGGCAGAGGAGGAAGCTCTCCCTGCCCGAGATAAAAGAGGAGGCTGGGCCGACGAGGGCGATTCTCGTGAGCAGGGGCCTTCACGTACTCGCGAATGAGGCCGCGGGGCCGTCAGAGGCCGGTGGCACGGAGAAATCGGAGGGGCGCAGGGGGGGTGGGCAGGGGTGA
- a CDS encoding PKD domain-containing protein gives MRSFFAALLIGLLLCSTSGLLSCSSQELPLREEGSFPEAFLGGGDYVMLRSPSGNAWVAVVYGSGWRAAGGPVSVMASWARSVGAAELHDSRGRIINTSLPLCVRTLVIHRLIGIYEFNDTDGDGLANVSRSALPLTPDQILAREMVYKAVSLWQDWTRGPVTEETEELGGEVVKSLSFNLTATGLGYAAIGNGGVGNDSLGDGLLNSVRLSFRLRVWTDRVEGELPFFNLSLDVNGTGVEVRPAGARIYNGTVVHASLKASICIEGWDPEPLNANPRLVVEWRTIVGSTLSTSAPQWMTVDLARRALNSTERAGYSSGAGVEVAADALSQLIPEAAPPDPAEVPSRAEARRVELACGRERVGNVTWASVAGVWASEGSEGSQDSAFVQIHGFRGFSAGTDRGLYTGLMVLGGVSYPCGWRVEHDPELGLEESWYEIPELGPPPNHAPTAMITSPPQGKVFKEGDVVRLDASGSFDPDGDRLFFIWMEGTRLVGNDTIVSRKFGPGTHRVSLTVHDGRGGFDSANVTFKVEKRETPGFGAGVALVTAMAAVVRWTLKRAAP, from the coding sequence GTGAGAAGTTTCTTCGCCGCTCTACTCATTGGCCTCCTGCTCTGCTCTACCTCCGGATTGCTGTCCTGCAGCTCGCAGGAGCTCCCATTGAGAGAGGAGGGGAGCTTTCCCGAGGCATTTCTCGGCGGGGGGGACTACGTGATGCTTAGGTCGCCATCCGGCAACGCTTGGGTGGCCGTGGTCTACGGGAGCGGGTGGCGCGCGGCCGGGGGCCCCGTCTCGGTGATGGCCTCTTGGGCGAGGTCCGTCGGAGCCGCCGAGCTGCACGACTCCCGAGGCAGAATAATCAACACCTCGCTTCCCCTTTGTGTCAGAACCCTGGTGATTCATAGGCTGATCGGAATCTATGAGTTCAACGACACCGATGGAGACGGTCTTGCGAATGTGTCGCGCTCGGCTCTGCCTCTTACGCCGGACCAGATACTGGCGCGAGAGATGGTCTATAAGGCGGTTTCCCTTTGGCAGGACTGGACGAGGGGACCGGTGACGGAAGAGACAGAGGAGCTCGGCGGAGAAGTCGTGAAGAGCCTGAGCTTCAACCTGACGGCAACCGGCCTCGGCTACGCCGCCATAGGCAACGGAGGCGTGGGAAACGACTCGCTCGGTGACGGGCTCCTTAACTCCGTGAGGCTGAGTTTCCGCCTCAGGGTGTGGACCGACAGGGTCGAGGGGGAGCTGCCCTTCTTCAACCTTTCGCTCGACGTGAACGGCACCGGGGTTGAAGTAAGGCCGGCCGGCGCAAGGATATACAACGGAACCGTCGTTCACGCATCGTTAAAGGCCAGCATCTGTATCGAGGGCTGGGACCCGGAGCCGCTCAACGCCAACCCGCGCCTCGTCGTGGAATGGAGGACAATTGTGGGCTCCACCCTCTCCACATCCGCGCCTCAATGGATGACCGTAGACCTCGCGAGGAGGGCCCTCAACTCAACCGAGAGGGCGGGCTACTCCTCAGGGGCCGGTGTCGAGGTCGCCGCAGACGCGCTTTCACAGCTCATTCCCGAGGCGGCGCCTCCGGACCCTGCCGAGGTGCCGTCGAGGGCGGAGGCGAGACGGGTTGAGCTCGCCTGCGGGCGCGAGAGGGTCGGGAATGTCACGTGGGCGAGCGTCGCGGGCGTGTGGGCAAGCGAGGGCTCGGAGGGCTCGCAAGACAGCGCGTTTGTTCAGATTCATGGCTTCAGGGGCTTTTCGGCCGGAACCGACAGGGGCCTCTACACTGGTTTGATGGTGCTGGGCGGGGTCAGCTACCCGTGCGGCTGGAGGGTGGAGCACGACCCGGAGCTCGGGCTGGAGGAGAGCTGGTACGAGATTCCGGAGCTCGGACCACCGCCCAACCACGCGCCAACGGCGATGATAACGAGCCCCCCGCAGGGGAAGGTGTTCAAGGAGGGGGACGTCGTCAGGCTCGATGCCTCCGGCTCCTTCGACCCCGACGGCGACAGGCTCTTCTTTATCTGGATGGAGGGCACGAGGCTCGTAGGCAACGACACAATCGTGTCGAGGAAGTTCGGGCCCGGGACCCACAGAGTCTCGCTGACCGTCCACGACGGGCGCGGGGGGTTCGACAGCGCCAATGTGACCTTCAAGGTGGAAAAGAGGGAGACGCCGGGGTTCGGGGCAGGGGTGGCATTGGTCACCGCCATGGCGGCTGTGGTCAGATGGACTCTGAAAAGGGCCGCCCCGTAG
- a CDS encoding type II/IV secretion system ATPase subunit — protein sequence MVIQDRQKKFQEAIQRNPHLAAYLQKWSAEGNKLPEFYVQLQSDMAKMKEFNFLYPVQDPMFIHVYKLGTSGKRYITIEPMMPEETRAKYEQIQEAILKEAPYEKPHETREEFAQVLDRLMRKVTTQKESPVTGWLSSRLTGFETKKILVTPKEFETIKYYMIRNIIEHGPLEPIIRDPYIEDIHSIGTADLYIVHKVFGMMATNVRFRDAAELDEFLRTMSERIGKPVSDAKPIIDGALPDGSRINIVYSEDVSRKGSSFTIRKFSEKPFTVTALIKFGTLNTEIAAYIWLCLENGMSLIVSGETASGKTTTLNAILTFINHNHKVYSAEDTPEVIAPQPVWQRLITRDVGPEGSRVELFDLVRAALRSRPNYIIVGEVRGKEGSVMFQAMQTGHSVLSTFHAPSTKQLIQRFTGEPINVPIRFMDNLNVVVFQSSLYEGGRLIRRVISVDEIIRYSKDLDGVLTRSVFRWDPFTDTHFFRGMNNSFILEEKIAPRLKFEDKRMIYDELKARAKILKQMVDRNIVAYDDVNRIMASYYRAGGIEGLPPELRP from the coding sequence ATGGTAATTCAGGATCGGCAGAAAAAGTTCCAGGAGGCCATCCAGCGCAACCCCCATCTGGCCGCCTATCTGCAGAAGTGGAGCGCAGAGGGGAATAAGCTGCCGGAGTTCTACGTCCAGCTACAAAGCGACATGGCCAAAATGAAGGAGTTCAACTTCCTCTACCCTGTCCAGGACCCGATGTTTATCCACGTCTACAAGCTGGGCACCAGCGGGAAGCGATACATCACCATCGAGCCGATGATGCCGGAGGAGACGCGGGCCAAGTACGAGCAAATTCAGGAGGCCATCCTCAAGGAGGCGCCCTACGAGAAGCCCCATGAGACTAGGGAGGAATTCGCCCAGGTACTGGACCGGCTGATGCGCAAGGTCACGACTCAGAAGGAGTCCCCCGTCACTGGCTGGCTCTCCAGCAGGTTGACAGGTTTCGAGACAAAGAAAATTCTCGTGACCCCCAAGGAGTTCGAAACTATAAAATACTACATGATTCGCAACATCATCGAGCACGGGCCCCTCGAGCCCATCATCCGGGACCCCTACATAGAAGATATTCACTCCATCGGTACCGCGGACCTGTATATAGTCCACAAGGTCTTCGGGATGATGGCGACAAACGTCAGGTTCAGGGACGCCGCGGAGCTCGACGAGTTCCTCAGGACCATGTCGGAGAGAATCGGGAAGCCCGTCTCTGACGCAAAACCAATCATTGACGGTGCCCTGCCCGATGGGAGCCGCATCAACATAGTCTACAGCGAGGACGTGAGCAGGAAGGGCTCGAGCTTCACGATAAGGAAGTTCAGTGAGAAGCCTTTCACCGTGACCGCCCTGATAAAGTTCGGGACCCTCAATACCGAGATAGCGGCGTATATCTGGCTCTGCTTGGAGAACGGAATGAGCCTTATCGTTAGCGGCGAGACCGCTTCGGGCAAGACCACCACCCTAAACGCCATTCTCACGTTCATCAACCACAACCACAAAGTCTACTCCGCCGAGGACACACCCGAGGTCATAGCCCCCCAGCCGGTTTGGCAGAGGCTGATAACGAGGGACGTGGGCCCGGAGGGCTCAAGGGTCGAGCTCTTCGACCTTGTGAGGGCTGCCCTGAGGTCGAGGCCGAACTACATCATCGTCGGGGAGGTCAGGGGCAAGGAGGGGTCGGTGATGTTCCAGGCGATGCAGACGGGCCACTCCGTGCTCTCGACATTCCACGCCCCATCTACCAAGCAGCTGATACAGCGGTTCACGGGCGAGCCCATCAATGTACCAATAAGGTTCATGGACAACCTGAATGTCGTGGTTTTCCAGTCATCACTCTATGAAGGGGGCAGGCTCATAAGGCGGGTGATATCTGTTGACGAGATCATCCGCTACTCCAAGGACCTGGACGGGGTGCTGACGAGGTCCGTTTTTAGATGGGACCCGTTCACCGATACTCACTTCTTCAGGGGCATGAACAACTCCTTTATCCTCGAGGAGAAAATAGCGCCCCGGCTGAAGTTCGAGGACAAGAGGATGATATACGATGAGCTAAAGGCCCGCGCCAAGATTCTGAAACAGATGGTAGACAGGAACATTGTCGCCTACGATGACGTGAACAGGATAATGGCGTCCTACTACCGCGCCGGTGGCATCGAGGGCCTGCCACCGGAGCTAAGGCCCTGA
- a CDS encoding ATPase domain-containing protein encodes MPELYKIELERDGLHRNLGGGFPKGAICVIIGKYGSGKSAVAQRLLYGFLKNGHSVTMVSTEFTTKGFLDQMKSLDYNIVNYLLNRELLFIPVYPLIGRAISRGDFLGRVMSSKQLYERDIVFFDTFSSLVKNDIDEERIIKVLAFFKKLAGMNKTIILTIEEGELPESVMAPLKSDADILMSIQTRIIEGTTSRSIFVNRYVQSVMPIVEVTGFRIEPKVGFIIDITTVA; translated from the coding sequence ATGCCCGAGCTGTATAAAATAGAGCTAGAGAGGGACGGCCTCCACCGCAACCTCGGGGGCGGGTTTCCGAAGGGAGCTATCTGCGTCATCATCGGCAAATACGGCTCGGGCAAGAGCGCGGTCGCCCAGCGCCTCCTCTATGGTTTCCTCAAGAATGGCCATTCCGTGACCATGGTCTCCACAGAGTTCACGACCAAGGGTTTTCTGGACCAGATGAAGTCACTGGACTATAACATCGTCAACTACCTACTGAACAGGGAGCTCCTCTTCATCCCGGTCTATCCACTGATAGGGAGGGCGATATCTAGGGGGGACTTTCTGGGCAGGGTGATGAGCTCAAAGCAGCTCTACGAGAGGGACATCGTCTTTTTCGACACCTTCTCATCGCTCGTCAAGAACGACATAGATGAGGAGAGGATAATAAAAGTGCTCGCATTTTTCAAAAAGCTGGCCGGGATGAATAAGACCATTATCCTCACCATTGAGGAGGGGGAGCTGCCTGAGAGCGTGATGGCACCTCTCAAGTCGGACGCGGACATACTGATGTCCATCCAGACCAGGATAATAGAGGGAACGACCTCGAGATCAATATTCGTGAACAGATACGTCCAGTCTGTGATGCCGATTGTCGAGGTGACCGGGTTCCGAATCGAGCCCAAGGTCGGTTTCATCATCGATATCACCACTGTCGCCTGA
- a CDS encoding ATP-NAD kinase family protein, with the protein MKKIGLIVNPIAGMGGRVGLKGTDGVSGEALRRGASPVAPGRAISTLRALREARDIYAAKVDVKWLTAGGPMGESELLEAGWQPGEFEVVYRPPPVTSADDTKISCRVMKERGVELILFCGGDGTARDIFETVGEEVPILGIPAGVKMHSGVFGVNPVVVSEILQEFLDGRLEETQVEIMDLDEELYRKGEWRVKLFGLARAPHEPNFIQTGKLMIESESEEEVKKGIADWIVEKLGDRKRTLLILGPGSTVQAVAERLGVKKTLLGVDAVHQGKLVAADADERTLLELLENYPAAALVLSPIGAQGFILGRGNLQLSPEVVRRVGLKNIEVVATPAKLARTPVLRVDTGDPELDRLFDGRSLFVVTGYRQVTLRPVRVEGVRGATPERGEGAVG; encoded by the coding sequence GTGAAAAAGATAGGCCTAATAGTCAACCCCATCGCCGGCATGGGGGGGCGCGTGGGCCTGAAGGGGACGGACGGCGTTAGCGGGGAGGCCCTGAGGAGGGGCGCCTCTCCAGTCGCTCCGGGGAGGGCTATATCCACGCTGCGCGCGCTCAGGGAGGCGAGGGACATCTACGCCGCCAAGGTCGACGTCAAATGGCTCACGGCCGGCGGGCCAATGGGGGAGAGCGAGCTGCTTGAGGCGGGATGGCAGCCCGGGGAGTTCGAGGTGGTATACAGACCGCCGCCGGTAACGAGTGCGGATGACACAAAGATTTCCTGCCGTGTAATGAAGGAGCGGGGTGTGGAGCTGATTCTTTTCTGCGGTGGCGACGGAACCGCCCGCGACATATTCGAGACCGTGGGAGAGGAGGTCCCAATACTCGGCATTCCGGCCGGCGTGAAGATGCACTCCGGCGTCTTCGGCGTCAACCCGGTGGTCGTGAGTGAGATTCTTCAAGAGTTTCTGGATGGGAGGCTCGAGGAGACACAGGTCGAGATAATGGATCTTGACGAGGAGCTGTACCGGAAGGGGGAGTGGAGGGTAAAACTGTTCGGCCTTGCGAGGGCCCCGCACGAGCCGAACTTCATACAGACCGGGAAGCTCATGATTGAGTCGGAATCGGAGGAGGAGGTGAAAAAAGGAATCGCGGATTGGATTGTCGAGAAGCTTGGGGACCGCAAACGCACACTTCTTATTCTCGGACCGGGCTCGACGGTTCAGGCTGTGGCGGAGAGGCTGGGGGTCAAGAAGACCTTGCTCGGTGTGGACGCGGTTCATCAGGGAAAGCTGGTGGCGGCGGACGCGGACGAGCGCACACTGCTGGAGCTGCTCGAGAACTACCCGGCGGCCGCTCTCGTCCTGAGCCCTATCGGGGCCCAGGGCTTCATTCTCGGGAGGGGGAATCTCCAGCTGAGCCCGGAGGTCGTGCGGAGGGTCGGGCTGAAGAACATCGAGGTCGTGGCGACGCCCGCCAAGCTCGCCAGGACGCCTGTCCTGAGGGTGGACACGGGGGACCCGGAGCTCGACCGGCTCTTCGACGGAAGGAGCCTCTTCGTGGTCACGGGCTATAGACAGGTCACGCTCAGGCCGGTGAGGGTTGAGGGAGTGCGCGGGGCAACGCCTGAGCGAGGGGAAGGTGCCGTGGGCTGA
- a CDS encoding aminotransferase class I/II-fold pyridoxal phosphate-dependent enzyme, which translates to MQKRDPTGFLRAEYEELVRKNFDWKLRVLQGPSTPHCVVDGKECIMLCSNNYLNLSNHPKIKEAAKRAVDTHGAGSGSVRPIAGNMDLHVELEKKIAWFKGTEAALYYQTGFAANAGLIPQLVGEGDLILTDELNHGSIIDGCRLTKAERAIYPHCNIEKMEEALKNADKYRRILIITDGVFSMDGDIAPLDQIVKIADRYGAMVWVDDAHGEGVLGEGRGIGRHFGLEGKITVEMGTFSKAFGVVGGLIAGSRDLINFAYNKSRTWLLSGSAPPATVAACIAALDVVATEPEHNRRLWENTRYFKKELQQMGYDIGNSQTPITPAMCGESAKAKALSDALFEDGIFAYPIVFPMVARDKARIRTMMNAGLTREDLDKALASFERHGKRLKII; encoded by the coding sequence TTGCAGAAGAGGGACCCAACGGGATTTCTGAGGGCTGAATACGAGGAGCTGGTCAGGAAGAACTTCGACTGGAAGCTAAGGGTGCTGCAGGGCCCGTCCACGCCGCACTGCGTCGTGGATGGGAAGGAGTGCATAATGCTCTGCTCAAACAACTACCTGAACCTGAGCAACCACCCGAAAATCAAGGAGGCGGCAAAGAGGGCCGTCGACACCCACGGGGCGGGCTCGGGCTCGGTGAGACCGATAGCAGGCAACATGGACCTCCATGTTGAGCTGGAGAAGAAAATCGCTTGGTTCAAGGGCACCGAGGCCGCCCTCTACTATCAAACTGGCTTCGCGGCCAACGCGGGCCTGATTCCACAGCTTGTTGGCGAGGGGGACCTGATTCTGACCGACGAGCTGAACCACGGCTCCATAATCGACGGCTGCAGGCTGACCAAGGCCGAGAGGGCGATTTATCCGCACTGCAACATTGAGAAGATGGAGGAGGCCCTGAAGAACGCAGATAAGTACCGCAGAATTCTCATCATCACTGACGGCGTCTTCAGCATGGACGGCGACATCGCCCCCCTGGACCAGATAGTGAAGATAGCCGACAGGTACGGCGCGATGGTCTGGGTGGACGACGCGCATGGCGAGGGCGTGCTAGGCGAGGGGAGGGGAATCGGCCGGCACTTCGGCCTAGAAGGTAAGATAACCGTCGAAATGGGAACATTCTCCAAGGCGTTCGGGGTTGTCGGAGGCCTGATCGCCGGCTCCCGTGACCTCATCAATTTCGCCTACAATAAATCCAGGACGTGGCTCCTCAGCGGCTCCGCGCCCCCGGCAACGGTGGCGGCCTGCATCGCAGCTCTAGATGTAGTCGCCACGGAGCCCGAGCACAACCGTCGCCTCTGGGAGAACACCAGGTACTTTAAAAAGGAACTCCAGCAGATGGGCTACGACATTGGGAACAGCCAGACCCCAATAACACCGGCGATGTGCGGGGAGAGCGCAAAGGCCAAGGCGCTGAGCGACGCCCTTTTCGAGGACGGGATATTCGCCTACCCGATTGTTTTCCCAATGGTCGCTCGAGACAAGGCCCGAATTCGGACCATGATGAACGCGGGTCTCACAAGGGAGGACCTGGACAAGGCTCTAGCCTCGTTCGAGAGGCATGGAAAGAGGCTAAAGATAATTTGA
- the tdh gene encoding L-threonine 3-dehydrogenase produces the protein MSLAEKMDAVVKVRGEEGGTEIQRVPVPEPGPDDVLIKVDVASICGTDVHIYEWNGWAQNRIKPPLLYGHEFAGHVVKVGRNVKNIKVDDYVSGECHIACGTCFNCRTGLMHICENTKIFGVDVPGIFAEYAKIPAMNAWKNDPKLKPEWASIQDPLGNATHSVFRCQVPTRNVVVFGVGPIGMMEVGICKQIGAKQVIAIGRKNKFRTELAKKMGADHAILSAETDPVKFVKEHTDGRGADVVLENAGDATAITTCLKMLRQGGELSLLGVFGEPSTIDLSKDVVFKYVNIYGINGRLMWDTWYRMAGLFKAGLNVDPIITHKFPMSEFEKGMAAMRSGNSGKVVLYPGK, from the coding sequence ATGAGTCTGGCTGAGAAGATGGACGCCGTCGTGAAGGTCCGGGGAGAGGAGGGGGGGACTGAAATCCAGAGGGTCCCGGTGCCCGAGCCGGGACCGGACGATGTGCTTATTAAAGTGGACGTTGCCTCGATATGCGGAACCGATGTCCACATTTACGAGTGGAACGGCTGGGCCCAAAACAGAATCAAACCGCCACTTCTATATGGCCACGAGTTCGCGGGGCATGTTGTGAAAGTGGGTAGAAATGTAAAGAACATAAAGGTGGACGATTACGTCTCGGGTGAATGCCACATCGCCTGCGGCACCTGCTTCAACTGCCGGACGGGCCTGATGCACATCTGCGAGAACACGAAGATATTCGGGGTTGATGTGCCGGGGATATTCGCAGAGTACGCAAAAATCCCCGCGATGAACGCGTGGAAGAACGACCCCAAGCTCAAGCCCGAGTGGGCATCGATACAGGACCCTCTGGGAAACGCAACCCACTCCGTCTTCCGCTGTCAGGTGCCCACGCGCAACGTCGTGGTCTTCGGCGTTGGACCGATAGGGATGATGGAGGTGGGGATCTGCAAGCAAATTGGAGCGAAGCAGGTCATAGCGATAGGCCGTAAGAACAAGTTCCGAACCGAGCTCGCGAAAAAGATGGGGGCGGACCACGCCATTCTAAGCGCGGAGACGGACCCCGTGAAGTTCGTAAAGGAGCACACCGACGGCAGGGGGGCTGACGTCGTTCTGGAGAACGCCGGCGACGCCACCGCCATCACGACCTGTCTGAAGATGCTCAGGCAGGGCGGGGAGCTCTCGCTCCTGGGAGTCTTCGGAGAGCCCTCAACCATCGACCTTTCAAAAGACGTGGTGTTCAAATACGTCAACATTTATGGAATAAATGGAAGATTGATGTGGGACACATGGTACAGGATGGCCGGTCTTTTCAAGGCCGGACTGAATGTCGACCCCATCATAACACACAAATTCCCAATGAGTGAGTTCGAGAAGGGCATGGCCGCTATGAGGAGCGGAAACTCTGGCAAGGTCGTGCTATATCCGGGGAAATAA
- the pyrG gene encoding CTP synthase (glutamine hydrolyzing), with protein sequence MKFIIVTGGVLSGLGKGITASSIGRLLKSRGFSVTAIKIDPYLNCDAGTMNPFQHGEVFVLEDGGEVDLDLGNYERFLDVDLSSDHNITTGKVYKAVIEKERRGEYLGKTVQIIPHITNEILLRIKKVARDSKADVIIIELGGTVGDIESMPFLEAARQAIIEVGRENVVVVHTTLIPVLSIVGEQKTKPTQHSVKELRSLGIQPDMIVGRGSRPMDKATKEKIHQFCDVPLEAVVSAPDVSSIYQVPLVLEDQGVTNYLIKRLGLEPRGDDLAQWREFVHRVMNPTHAVSIAIVGKYVDLKDSYLSHIEAFNHAGAELSTRVNLIWVEAEEIERSGADALLRRAQGVLVPGGFGERGAEGKIQAIQYARQGGIPFLGVCFGFQLAVIEFCRHNLGYTDANSTELNPKTTHPVVDLLPEQKNIQDMGGTMRLGAHKIILKEGSMAHRLYGTTEISERHRHRYEVNPEFISEIEKKGLLFTGRSEDGRRMEVAELPGHPYFIGCQFHPELKSRPNKPSKLHLGLVRAALAVKPPG encoded by the coding sequence ATGAAGTTCATTATCGTTACCGGGGGCGTGCTTTCGGGTCTGGGTAAAGGAATCACTGCCTCATCGATCGGGAGGCTCCTGAAGAGCAGGGGCTTCTCCGTCACCGCGATAAAGATAGACCCGTATCTGAACTGCGATGCGGGGACGATGAATCCCTTCCAGCACGGCGAGGTCTTCGTGCTGGAGGACGGTGGCGAGGTCGACCTCGACCTGGGCAATTATGAGCGCTTCCTTGATGTGGACCTCTCGAGCGACCACAATATAACCACGGGGAAGGTGTATAAGGCGGTCATAGAAAAGGAGAGAAGGGGCGAATATCTGGGCAAGACCGTCCAGATAATTCCCCACATCACAAACGAGATTCTGCTCAGGATAAAAAAAGTTGCACGCGACTCAAAGGCCGATGTTATCATAATCGAGCTCGGCGGGACAGTCGGTGATATCGAGAGCATGCCCTTCCTCGAGGCGGCTAGGCAAGCGATAATCGAGGTCGGAAGGGAGAACGTGGTAGTGGTGCACACTACTCTCATACCCGTCTTGAGCATCGTCGGAGAGCAGAAGACGAAACCCACGCAGCACTCGGTCAAAGAGCTCCGCTCCCTCGGCATCCAGCCTGACATGATCGTGGGCAGGGGGAGCCGGCCGATGGACAAGGCAACAAAGGAGAAAATCCACCAATTCTGTGACGTGCCCCTCGAGGCCGTCGTCAGCGCGCCCGACGTGAGCAGCATCTATCAGGTCCCGCTTGTGCTGGAGGACCAAGGCGTGACCAACTACCTAATAAAAAGACTCGGGCTGGAGCCAAGGGGGGATGACCTGGCTCAATGGAGGGAATTCGTGCACAGGGTGATGAACCCCACCCACGCCGTTAGCATCGCCATCGTTGGAAAATATGTTGACCTCAAGGACTCCTACTTAAGCCACATCGAGGCCTTCAACCACGCCGGCGCCGAGCTCAGCACACGCGTCAACCTCATATGGGTCGAGGCTGAGGAGATCGAGAGGAGCGGGGCTGATGCCCTTCTGAGAAGGGCTCAGGGAGTGCTTGTTCCCGGAGGCTTCGGGGAGAGGGGAGCGGAGGGGAAGATACAGGCCATCCAGTACGCGAGGCAGGGCGGCATCCCCTTCCTCGGCGTCTGCTTCGGTTTCCAGCTCGCGGTCATAGAGTTCTGCAGGCACAACCTCGGCTACACGGACGCCAACAGCACCGAGCTCAACCCAAAGACAACACACCCAGTCGTTGACCTTTTGCCCGAGCAGAAGAACATTCAGGACATGGGTGGAACAATGCGCCTCGGAGCCCACAAGATAATCCTTAAAGAGGGCTCAATGGCTCATAGGCTCTATGGAACAACCGAGATATCAGAGAGACATCGCCACCGTTACGAAGTGAATCCAGAGTTCATCTCGGAGATTGAGAAAAAGGGCCTTCTTTTCACAGGGAGGTCGGAGGACGGCCGTAGGATGGAGGTGGCGGAGCTCCCCGGCCATCCGTACTTCATCGGTTGCCAGTTCCATCCCGAGCTGAAGTCCAGACCGAACAAGCCCTCCAAGCTGCATCTCGGGCTGGTCAGGGCCGCGCTGGCCGTGAAGCCTCCCGGATAG